Proteins encoded together in one Gadus morhua unplaced genomic scaffold, gadMor3.0, whole genome shotgun sequence window:
- the LOC115539278 gene encoding uncharacterized protein LOC115539278, translating to MSRNGEEHTIADVHFPDMESHAPDKTECVHQHSSTVQPQATEGIIVDNPASSEEPPLGQRVRRMTEKGQEQHDEQVIKVAHRFSVCYEKWKDATKEANQALSGKCSDDLLDGQITKVRNTSRSLNDVYDDWKRLEVPDLNTRRKIDTCETVTKKMVKDAMDLIDAREEATAHRHTTSQRHEEHRVIEEVMSVASGRTGTSSRHTKCSSASRKSAAAEVAANKATLEVQLEQEHYIKELQRLEVEAAQLKAKQEAENAERQRVLEAKRRELDRLETIKKLKAAEARQQVYDQSIHSCPATKGDGSDEEINVLLHRVSVKKEEVKPQTSPLRHHSTPPAVAQARQENKYEDGTTALVKALAEAISASRIPLPEPTVFSGDPLRFNDWKVSFQTLVDRKNIPAEEKIYYLRKYVGGSAKRAIESYFLLGTEPAYYAAWDILEERYGNPFLIAKAFREKLDAWPKISSKGSMELQELADFLRCCEAAMSQIRGLEILNDCNENQKILSKLPDWVTSRWNRKVIEAEEDTHMFPSFSQFVKFLTREAKIACSPITSLHALKPSERIPDKCVKSGGPGAKVLATTSDEKAVVTSCVFCEKAGHSLQRCYKFMQGTILERIKFVQENKLCFGCLKFGHRSRDCRERDSCDTCERRHPTCLHDDRTKEERMSTRSDRARYSDKDKEEYKERKNEQSQDQSERPSREATALRVIQNVGDTHTSTIIPVWVSSTSVPSREVLVYALLDTQSDTTFILDETAKALNARSEPVQLNLSTLASRNTIVSCRKLAGLQVRGFYSDKIITLPVTYSREFIPANRDHIPTPDTAKAWPHLEHIADEIAPQQSCDVGLLIGYNCAQALVPRQVVPGEEHQPFAQKTDLGWSVVGYGNPCLNYGDAIGISHQVMVKQVMPGLPSSSDLTKEVHYVCRTQIKEVLLPADVIKMLESDFVERESETSPISQEDLRFLSKMEKSIKLKSDGHYEMPLPFKKERPNLPDNKICAIHRLRCLERRLRRNDQYYKDYKTFMDETIRRGDAERVPEEDIHKAPAWYIPHHGVYHPQKPGKIRVVFDCSAKYQGTSLNDHLLTGPELTNTLVGVLYRFRRGPVAIMCDIERMFHQFHVKAEDQDYLRFLWWDNGDLESQPSIYRMKVHLFGAASSPGCANYGLKHVAAEGQGNFSDDTIKFIQRNFYVDDGLSSVASEDQAIQLVKEARELCSTGKLRLHKFISNSKKVLDAIPKEECAAAAKDKDMALGELHMERALGVQWCVASDEFQFRVIVKENPLTRRGVLSTVASVYDPLGFVAPFILLGKQILQQMCRDKLSWDDTLPDDLRPLWESWLQDLRNLAEVKIPRCYVPSSFKVQHYELHHFADASESGYGECSYLRAVSTSSEVHCSFVMGKSRVAPTKVTTIPRLELSAAVVAVRTSDMLKKELEIECLQEVFWTDSRVVLGYINNEARRFHVFVANRVERIKQSTESTQWKYVASEDNPADYASRGLTAEQLVSSNWFTGPDFLWQKELPSGDVKVGEITYDDPELKKVQVLDTQAKEVKSLLDRLHKFSDWSKMVKAIARLQRHVKEIKGLQPKSCEACSLEERREAELTIIKMVQEATFSQDIQLLQSDKETPVKGKANKLHRLSPFLDDQGVLRVGGRLTHAALHPQVKHPAVLPKDSHVSNLLVKHYHERVYHQGRGMTMNALRSNGIWILGCSKAVSSHIYKCTKCRKFRRCTEQQKMSDLPEDRMETAPPFTYCGMDCFGPFYVKEGRKELKRYGLLLTCMCSRAVHVEMLDDMTTDAFINALRSFIAIRGKVRQIRSDQGTNFVGARREFAEALKEMDQEELKQLGCEFIMNTPASSHMGGVWERQIRTIRSVLTSILEQSATQLDCSSLRTFLYEVMAIVNSRPLSTDCLNDSSSPEPLTPNHILTMKSTILAPPPGKFVKEDLYLRKRWRRVQFLSNHFWTRWKKEYLLSLQQRQKWTKDRRNAKVGDVVLLQDDTTPRNQWRMAKVIEVYPGKDGKVRRLKLLISDSTLDEKGKRISKPVHLERPIHKTVTLMEAD from the coding sequence ATGTCCCGAAATGGCGAAGAGCACACAATTGCAGATGTACATTTCCCAGACATGGAGTCACACGCACCTGACAAGACAGAGTGTGTGCACCAGCACAGCTCAACCGTGCAGCCACAAGCGACTGAAGGCATCATAGTGGACAACCCCGCTTCCTCAGAAGAGCCACCATTAGGCCAAAGAGTCCGCAGAATGACGGAAAAGGGTCAAGAACAGCATGATGAGCAAGTAATAAAGGTTGCACATCGGTTCAGTGTGTGCTATGAGAAGTGGAAGGATGCCACTAAGGAAGCCAACCAAGCGCTGAGTGGAAAGTGCTCAGACGACCTGCTAGATGGACAAATTACTAAAGTACGCAATACCTCTAGGAGTCTAAATGACGTTTACGACGATTGGAAACGCCTTGAGGTTCCTGACCTTAACACACGTCGCAAAATCGACACCTGTGAAACAGTAACAAAGAAGATGGTTAAGGATGCAATGGACCTTATAGATGCAAGGGAGGAAGCTACAGCCCATAGGCATACTACAAGTCAAAGACATGAAGAACATCGAGTCATTGAAGAGGTAATGTCTGTAGCCTCAGGAAGGACAGGCACTAGCTCTCGCCACACTAAGTGCTCCTCTGCAAGCAGGAAGAGTGCAGCTGCTGAGGTTGCTGCCAACAAAGCCACCTTAGAAGTACAGCTGGAGCAAGAGCATTATATTAAAGAGCTTCAGAGACTGGAAGTTGAAGCCGCTCAGCTAAAAGCCAAACAAGAGGCTGAAAatgcagagagacaaagagtgcTAGAAGCCAAGCGCAGAGAACTAGATCGATTGGAGACTATTAAGAAGCTAAAGGCTGCCGAGGCACGACAGCAAGTATATGACCAGAGTATACATTCATGTCCGGCAACTAAGGGCGACGGCTCAGATGAAGAAATAAATGTTCTTCTCCATCGTGTCTCTGTGAAGAAAGAAGAAGTCAAGCCTCAAACTAGCCCACTGCGGCACCATTCTACACCACCAGCTGTAGCACAAGCAAGGCaagaaaacaaatatgaagatGGCACAACAGCTCTCGTCAAAGCGCTCGCAGAAGCCATCAGTGCGAGTCGCATTCCTCTACCTGAACCTACAGTGTTCAGTGGTGACCCACTCCGATTCAACGACTGGAAAGTGTCCTTTCAGACGCTCGTTGACAGGAAGAACATACCAGCTGAAGAGAAGATATATTATCTACGCAAGTATGTGGGTGGATCTGCTAAAAGGGCCATAGAGAGCTACTTTTTACTTGGCACAGAGCCAGCATATTATGCAGCATGGGACATCCTAGAAGAGCGATACGGCAATCCATTCCTCATCGCCAAGGCCTTCAGAGAGAAGCTCGACGCGTGGCCCAAGATAAGCTCCAAAGGCAGTATGGAACTTCAAGAACTCGCCGACTTCCTGCGCTGCTGTGAGGCAGCCATGTCTCAGATCAGAGGTCTTGAAATACTTAATGATTGCAACGAGAACCAGAAAATTCTCTCTAAACTCCCAGACTGGGTGACTTCAAGGTGGAATAGGAAAGTCatagaagcagaagaagacacTCACATGTTCCCGAGCTTCAGCCAGTTTGTCAAGTTTCTCACACGTGAAGCTAAAATCGCTTGCAGCCCAATAACATCTCTTCATGCTCTTAAGCCAAGTGAAAGGATTCCAGACAAGTGTGTAAAGAGCGGAGGTCCTGGAGCAAAGGTGTTAGCAACCACCTCAGATGAGAAAGCCGTCGTCACAAGCTGTGTCTTCTGTGAGAAGGCAGGACACAGTCTACAAAGGTGTTACAAGTTTATGCAAGGGACAATCTTGGAGCGAATCAAGTTTGTTCAAGAAAATAAATTGTGTTTTGGCTGTCTCAAATTTGGCCACCGATCTAGAGATtgtagagaaagagacagcTGCGACACCTGTGAGAGAAGACACCCAACTTGTCTTCATGACGATCGCACCAAGGAAGAAAGGATGTCTACAAGATCTGACAGAGCAAGGTACagtgacaaagacaaagaagagtacaaagaaaggaagaatgaaCAGTCACAAGACCAGTCAGAGAGACCATCACGTGAGGCGACGGCACTTAGAGTCATCCAGAATGTTGGAGACACGCATACCTCCACAATAATTCCAGTGTGGGTGTCATCTACAAGTGTACCAAGTCGTGAAGTTCTGGTGTACGCACTCCTTGATACACAAAGTGACACAACCTTTATCCTCGACGAGACAGCGAAGGCTCTCAATGCTAGGAGTGAACCAGTTCAGCTAAACCTCTCCACGTTGGCTTCAAGAAACACAATCGTGTCCTGTCGGAAGCTAGCTGGTCTACAAGTTAGAGGTTTTTATTCAGACAAGATAATCACTCTTCCAGTGACTTACTCAAGAGAGTTTATCCCTGCAAACAGAGACCATATTCCCACACCAGATACGGCGAAAGCATGGCCTCATCTTGAACACATTGCAGATGAGATCGCTCCTCAGCAAAGCTGTGATGTCGGCCTGTTAATTGGCTACAACTGTGCCCAAGCCCTCGTTCCAAGACAAGTGGTGCCTGGTGAGGAACACCAGCCGTTTGCACAAAAGACAGACTTGGGCTGGAGTGTAGTGGGATATGGCAACCCGTGTCTCAACTATGGAGATGCAATTGGAATAAGTCACCAAGTCATGGTGAAGCAAGTGATGCCAGGTCTACCGTCCTCTTCAGACCTCACAAAGGAAGTGCACTATGTCTGTAGGACACAGATCAAAGAAGTTCTCTTACCTGCAGATGTCATCAAGATGCTGGAGTCTGACTTCGTTGAAAGAGAGTCGGAAACCAGCCCCATCTCTCAAGAAGATCTAAGGTTCCTGTCAAAAATGGAAAAGAGCATCAAGTTAAAGAGCGACGGTCATTACGAAATGCCGCTGCCATTCAAGAAGGAAAGACCTAACTTACCTGATAATAAGATCTGTGCTATCCATCGTCTCAGGTGCCTAGAAAGAAGGCTGAGAAGAAACGACCAGTACTACAAAGACTACAAGACCTTCATGGATGAGACCATAAGACGCGGAGATGCAGAAAGGGTCCCGGAGGAAGACATCCACAAAGCTCCAGCTTGGTACATTCCGCATCATGGGGTGTATCATCCACAAAAGCCTGGGAAGATACGCGTTGTCTTCGATTGCTCCGCCAAGTACCAAGGAACGTCCTTGAACGACCACCTCCTGACGGGTCCTGAGTTGACAAACACCTTGGTGGGAGTTCTGTATCGCTTCCGAAGAGGTCCTGTGGCAATCATGTGTGACATCGAACGCATGTTTCACCAGTTCCATGTTAAGGCAGAAGACCAAGATTACCTGCGGTTCCTTTGGTGGGACAATGGAGATCTCGAAAGCCAACCTTCCATCTATCGGATGAAAGTCCACTTGTTTGGTGCAGCATCGTCACCTGGCTGTGCCAACTATGGGCTGAAGCATGTCGCTGCTGAAGGACAAGGAAACTTTAGTGACGACACCATAAAGTTCATTCAACGGAACTTCTACGTGGATGATGGATTGTCAAGTGTAGCATCCGAAGACCAAGCGATCCAACTGGTGAAAGAAGCAAGAGAACTTTGCAGCACAGGCAAACTCCGGCTGCATAAGTTTATCTCTAACAGCAAGAAGGTCCTAGACGCAATCCCAAAAGAAGAATGTGCTGCAGCTGCCAAAGACAAGGACATGGCACTGGGTGAACTGCACATGGAAAGAGCACTCGGTGTGCAGTGGTGCGTGGCTTCTGATGAGTTCCAGTTCAGAGTAATCGTCAAGGAGAATCCACTTACTCGAAGAGGAGTCCTGTCCACAGTCGCTTCAGTCTACGACCCTCTTGGATTTGTGGCACCGTTCATCTTGTTGGGAAAGCAGATCCTGCAGCAGATGTGTCGTGACAAGCTCAGTTGGGATGACACCTTACCTGATGACCTACGACCTCTGTGGGAAAGCTGGCTTCAAGACCTGCGAAATCTAGCCGAGGTGAAGATTCCAAGATGCTACGTTCCATCAAGCTTCAAGGTCCAACACTACGAACTCCACCATTTCGCCGATGCCAGTGAGTCAGGCTATGGAGAGTGCTCGTACCTCAGAGCAGTGAGTACGTCAAGTGAAGTCCACTGTTCCTTTGTAATGGGAAAGTCGAGAGTCGCTCCTACTAAGGTCACAACCATACCAAGACTCGAGCTGTCAGCAGCAGTGGTAGCTGTCCGCACCAGTGACATGCTCAAGAAAGAACTGGAAATAGAATGCCTACAAGAAGTCTTCTGGACTGATTCAAGAGTGGTCCTTGGTTACATCAATAATGAAGCCAGAAGATTTCACGTGTTTGTGGCAAATCGTGTGGAACGCATCAAGCAAAGCACAGAGTCTACACAATGGAAGTATGTGGCTTCAGAAGATAATCCAGCAGACTACGCCTCAAGAGGTCTCACAGCAGAGCAACTGGTATCCTCTAACTGGTTCACAGGCCCAGACTTTCTTTGGCAGAAGGAGTTACCAAGTGGAGATGTCAAGGTGGGAGAGATCACATATGACGATCCTGAGCTTAAGAAGGTCCAGGTTCTCGACACCCAGGCGAAAGAAGTCAAGTCGCTGCTAGATCGCCTACACAAGTTTTCAGACTGGTCCAAAATGGTGAAAGCTATCGCCAGACTCCAGCGCCATGTGAAAGAAATTAAAGGGCTTCAGCCAAAGTCCTGTGAAGCCTGCAGtttggaggaaaggagagaagcgGAGTTGACAATAATCAAGATGGTTCAAGAAGCAACCTTCTCACAAGATATACAGTTACTCCAAAGTGACAAGGAGACGCCAGTCAAGGGCAAAGCCAATAAGTTGCATCGGTTAAGTCCATTCCTGGATGACCAAGGTGTCCTCAGAGTTGGAGGCCGCTTAACTCATGCTGCCCTACATCCACAGGTGAAGCATCCAGCGGTCCTTCCAAAGGACAGTCATGTGTCAAATTTACTTGTCAAGCACTATCATGAAAGAGTGTACCATCAAGGACGAGGAATGACCATGAATGCGCTCCGATCTAATGGCATATGGATACTGGGCTGCAGCAAGGCTGTATCATCACATATCTACAAGTGCACTAAGTGCAGGAAGTTCAGAAGATGCACTGAACAGCAGAAAATGTCAGACCTTCCAGAGGACAGAATGGAAACAGCTCCTCCATTCACCTACTGCGGTATGGACTGTTTTGGACCATTCTACgtaaaggaaggaaggaaagagctAAAGCGTTATGGATTGTTACTTACCTGCATGTGTTCCAGAGCGGTTCACGTTGAGATGCTTGACGATATGACCACGGATGCCTTCATTAACGCATTGCGTTCATTCATCGCCATTCGTGGAAAGGTACGTCAGATAAGAAGTGATCAAGGAACAAACTTCGTCGGAGCAAGACGAGAGTTTGCTGAAGCATTGAAAGAAATGGATCAGGAAGAGCTCAAGCAGCTTGGATGTGAGTTCATCATGAACACCCCAGCTTCAAGTCATATGGGTGGCGTCTGGGAAAGACAAATTCGCACCATAAGAAGTGTCTTGACGTCCATTCTAGAACAGTCAGCTACGCAGCTTGACTGCTCCTCACTAAGAACGTTCCTGTATGAAGTCATGGCAATAGTGAACAGTAGACCTCTGAGCACTGATTGTCTAAATGATTCATCCAGTCCAGAGCCCCTGACACCAAACCACATTTTGACCATGAAGTCCACGATACTCGCTCCACCTCCTGGGAAGTTCGTCAAGGAAGATCTATACCTACGCAAGAGATGGCGTCGAGTTCAATTCTTATCCAACCACTTTTGGACAAGATGGAAGAAGGAGTACCTCCTGAGCCTCCAACAGAGACAGAAGTGGACCAAAGATCGCAGGAATGCAAAGGTCGGCGATGTTGTACTCCTGCAAGATGATACTACACCACGTAACCAGTGGAGGATGGCAAAGGTTATCGAAGTGTACCCAGGAAAGGATGGGAAGGTGCGAAGACTCAAGTTGCTCATCAGCGACTCAACCCTTGATGAGAAGGGAAAGCGTATCTCCAAACCTGTCCACCTGGAGAGGCCCATCCATAAGACGGTGACGCTGATGGAAGCAGACTGA